ATATTCGAGGAACATGTGGTTTGAGTTCTACCACTGAAGAGCCAACTTGCATTTACGAAGATAATGCAGCTTGCATCGAACAGATGAAGCAAGGTTATATCAAGGGTGATAATACGAAACATATATCACCGAAGTTCTTCTATAATCATCAACAATAATGTCTTCTAAACATTCAGGTCAGTGAAGTAAAATCTGCCGAAAATGTGgcagacttatttactaagtcattaTCTAAGGCCATGTTTGAAAAACATGTGAGAAGTATAGGACTAAAGATATTGTCCGAACTTCCATGACCCCAtaggactaaaggaactgtccacTCCCATGAATGCATTAGACTAAAGAAATTGTCCTGCATCAGGGGGAGCACCTGATGgtatgttgaactcttttccttcatcgAGGTCACTTTTTTCCACTGGGTTTTACtactcggaaaggtttttaatgagacaacaataataccataataTAAATTGGGGAGATGTCggtatcagggggagcatctaacaATGTGATGATGACGTAAAGGTGTGTtgcactcttttccttcaccaagGTTATTTTTCCCACAAGATTTTATTATccggaaaggtttttaatgagacaacaatatCACCAGAAATATAACTTCTCGGTTGAGGTTATTCTTATCCTTGTATGTGTTCGGGTTTTTCTACCAAATGTTTTTCCTGACAGAGTTCTACAAAGAAAAAAAGTCTTGAAAGTTGACGTCATTCTAGAAGCTCAAATATCGTCTTTCTCCTTCGACCAATTTTTACCTCGAAGAATTTTTCTGGCAAGATTTTGACAACGCAATGAGTGTAATGGTGGTCATCCAAAGGGGAGTGTTGGAGCGACATGTGTCTAACCACTACTTACATGTGTCATAGTACATCCACATACCTCCATCATGCATAACACCTGTGATTCCCTTTCTTTTTGTCTCCTTTATGTTTTACTCTTTTATTTCCTCTATGCAACAAACTAAAAAGATGGTTTATTCATTCCCTAGTAACTTCTTTACACAACACGTTATGAAAGATGATAATTACAGCCATTggtaaattcaaaaaaaaaaaacaatttcagAAGCAAATGCTTACTAACTTGGGACGTTGACAACTACCCAGCACCATGGTGGGGCCTGTACTGAGACTTGAAAGTTTGAAACTACTATATATATACAGATGTCCAAGTACATCATACTGAGATATCAAAATTCGATACCACTGTTCAATTGAACAGAGAATGAAGGTCTTCCGATGTTTCCTAGGGGTGTTTCAACTCTGACAACTATTCCGGATTTCCCCACATTCCCGTTCCATTTTGACCTGCCAATCTATATTATCCACAGGACaacaagaagtaagagatagaagcAACATGTTATAAAAAAGGCTAAGAAAAAGGCGAAGCTCCTTTTGAACTGGAGAAAAACTTACCGCAACTGATGCGAATGCAGAAGGATAGGTTGTGCAAGCACAGCCACAAATTAAACTCAGTTTCTCCTTTACCGTTCGGATAAGCTCAGCACGCAATCCAGGATTGCTTCCTCCAATAGTTGGGCATATACTGTCCAAATGAACAGAGAGTCTTTAAATAAGTGTGTCCACTATTCTAGTAGCATTAAAATAATCAGCTGTTGGATAGGTAAACGATCAACTTTACTGCAATTCTATATCCCCATACAATACTTCCAACAACTATCAACTGAGTCACTCAAAAATAATGTTTCAACTTTAATTAATGTAACTATTTATGATGTACTCGAAATCTGTTAAAAACCTAAGGTCCTGTtaggtatagttttcaaaaacagttttctatttttaaaaacagaaggggcattttcagaaaatgttttctatctgttttctgtttctgaaaacaaaaaaatgaaaacaacaaattattgttttctgtgttttctcttttttcttttctttgttttttttttcttttcagaacaaagtaagagatcgggggaatgactgcaagtgagtcatggataatatcactatctcttagacgaatctttacatttgatccgatttagttgattttccttgttttcaaaaacaatttaccaaacaaattttagaaaatgaaaacaaggaaaaaggggaatgtttttaaaacagtggaaaactatttttgaaaactgtaccaaacaaGCTCTAAATTTCTAGTGTCATTTATCAATATTCAGAATTTCTACCTTTTGTGTCACGGCCACTTCATATCACAAATACAGGTTAAGTTATGATGCTCgtatatatgcaaaaaaaaaaaagaaggttcaAAGAACAGTATCAGGTGAAATTATATCAGAGATACCATTCCTAATTTTTTTAGCCTATAAAAACTTTGAATAGAAGCTGATCATACTAATTCAGAGGTCATCCTGGAGTTTCACTTCTGGGTCATCGCAAAGTAGCTACCACGGTATGGCAACTGAAAATTGAAAAGGAGTGGTGCTACTAAAAAACAACCACATTAAAGGTGCAGGCCCCATACCATTGCTAATGCCACCTCAAAAAAGTACCGAGACAAGAAAGTAAGTCCACATAAGTGGTTTTTTAAAATGACCCGACTTAAATATTTAAATAGGTTGCATGATCACAAGGTAGACTTATATTTTAAATAACAGTTTGGAAGTATTGCAACTAATACTCCAGATCATTACAACTAAAATTAAGATGTAAGCATGCTCCAATACGTATCACCCCGAGGCTAACAGTCGGCGCATAATGGATTTTGATGACCTAAAGTTTCTTCCACAATATCCAAAGTTGTGGTTTGATGTGCTATAAGAGTATATGAATTGAAGACAAAGACAGGCTTGACCAAATGCCAGCACTATATGCAGCAATTCAGTTGAGTAAAGTGACTATTATTACCTCACTTGGATGGTAGGCCTAACCATCAGACCAGATCTCTGCCAAGCTAAGTCTTGCACAAGTCCCAGAGACAAAGATTTGTCAGGCCACTGCACCGTCGGCGTGATGCATGTTCCCCATTTATTCTGGATAAGGAGTAAATAAACAATCAAAACACCAGGACAGATTTGCAAATCTAATTTTTGGGCGGAGTTGAAGAGATTAATAAACAATGTACTTTGAGAATTTAAACAAAAAAGAAGTTACTTCATCTGTGGCACTTTCACCAACTAACCTTGCAAGAGAAGCTAACTCGTGTTTCTCCAGGATAATGACCTTGAGCTTGAAGCAAGCCACCAAATACAGGGACGAAGGCACTAGAAGTTATGCCCTCGCCAGCTACATATGTGAATTGCCCATTCGGAAACTGGAGATCCATATAAGACTGAAACAACAGAAAACAGTTAGTAGAACTCATGCCTAGCAATTCTACTATATGTAGTTAACATGGCGTCAAAAGAGGGCAGATAGACTAAACACTACAAACCAGCAGACGAGTTTATCAATGTAAATAATTATACCCACTCCCTCAGCAGCTATAGAGAAACTGGTATACTTACCAAATTCTATGTTTGAAAGTCCCACATTAGAAACTTAAAGACACTTAAGGTTGCATTAGAAAGTAATATAATTTACGGATTAGATCAATTGAACGTCAAACTGATAATACGATACCTAAGATCCTAAACAAATATGCACAGAAAAGAAGATGCGCTCTGGGACTATAAAAACTAATTCGGCGACATGGTGAAAGGTAAAGAAGACTCGAACTCTCCGTATTTTACAACAACGTTATTTTGATTTTGCAATGTACAGACTCTGCATAGCACTAATATCTCGATGGGGAACTTTGTCAGCTTATCCAAGACTACTATTATTTACTGGTATTGGACTTCTTGACAGTTGTTCAAGCCGGCAATATGCAAAATGCCAAGCATTTCGCATTATGAATTACAGCCTATGCTTCCAAACCCCTTAAAATCCTTCTAGAGGTTTGAACTTTGTGAAAAATAGCATATCGTAAAAGGGGGGTTGATATAAGGTAGTTTACTGTAGGTCACATCAGAAGCATCATCcagaacaagaaaataaaaatgacttacACACGCGAACGGGTTTAGACAGATCATTGACATCAGTAGCCACCTCCTATGATTCGACCATACAGTTGGACAGATTGAATGCATGCCATTCTGAAACAGAATCACGAGAACGCGTCAAATATGGATCATCAAATCAATAAAATTTTCTTACATTTATCATTCGACAGATTCAAGGTATGAAGCCAAGGTATAATCAAAACAAACGAGGTTAATGATATTCCAAATGAGAAGAGAATGGAAGTGTTGACAGAACTGATGAGGTTAACCAATTTATACGAATATAAAGAATGGGGACAAAGACAGGTTAATGATATTCCAGATGAGAAGAGAATGGAAAAGTTGTCAGAACTAATGAGGTTAACCAATTTATACGAATATAAAGCATGGGGACAAAGACCTGTTTAGCTTTAGCCTATGTATCTTATTTTGTTCACCATGTTCTAACACCTATTTGCTCCAGTTTGATGGTTATGGCACTCAACACACCTCACTACCCAGAAATTAATCAACAACTTATCTGATGTCTTATCCCTTTTCTCCAACTGTTCTAATGCAAATATGTTTGGTTTACAGAGTCATCAGTGAATCAGAAAGCTTATGCGGTATAACCACAAAGGTATTACATGCTAAGCGCACTAAATATatgaaaatatttcaaaactgCAAGAAGGAATGTGGGAATGGTCAGTGCTAAAGTAGTCGTCTCACCACATGAGATAAAATACCAAATAGAAGTCAGTGCACATTCAAAAATCTGAACCAAATCGCATAGCAGGTTTACAAAGAATGTTGAGGGATTAAAAATGATATGATAATTCTATTTGCAATATGTAACTATATACCCATTACCAATAACTAGTATGTTGAGGAATTACAAACGATACAATGAATATATGCAATATATAACTATAATCATTacgaataactagtgttttcagTAAGTCAAAACTTGACTCACAAGGAATAATCTTACCTTCCTATTGTAACCATACCAAAGCAAGTGCTGTTTTGACAAATGAACTGGTAAAAGTAGTGTTGTATAACGAACAAACAACAAGGGCCCAAGTTGAACCAAAAACAAAGGAGAATTTTCATTCCCTGAAGTAGAACCCCCATGTGATGCTTCTACCCTCCACAAATCCCCTCTTGCAACTAGAGAGTTTTCGATATCATTCGATCTACTATCGTATGTTGATGTAATATTACAGCTTCCCTGCATAAAGTACAAAATGAAAAAGCTTTATACAGGCCTGTAAACAGTTATCTATTTGTGCACTTCAAACTCTCTACCCTAGCCTATTCCTAGGTATCAATTGATTACAATATATTCAACAAAATTCAGAAAAAATATATACCTGTTTTTTGCCGAAATATCCAGTAGATTTCAAATTAAAACCTCCAAAACCATCTTCCTCTGCCGATTCATCAGAAACAACTTCACTCGTCTCAGAAAATCCATAATCCCTAAACTGTTCAGCAAGCGATTTCAAATCTTCCTTGTGTCCAGCCAAAACAGCATCTCTTCTTTGAGTATCAAAGTCCACCCTCaatgaaccaccaccatcactctCATCATGTCGAAATGGCACTGGCAATCTTCTAAAGAACTGTTCATTAACACCATTAACAGAAGCTCCAAATTCTACCCCAGCTTGTCCTAACCTATTTCCCGCATCAAATATAGCTGAAACCCCATcaattccaaaaccattattattaTCCAATCCAAATCCAAAATCTCTTTTACCAAAACTCTGTGTTGTAAATTCAATATCAAACAGTTTAGGTTTTTGAGGTGGATTTGGCCATGGAaatgaattagggtttatatgtgtAGTAAGTAATCCATTGAAACCTTGTGCTAATCTATCAGCTAAATCATGACCTTGTCTTTGTACCTCTTCCCATGCTTCAAATGATCTCTCTACAGACATCAGAGATTCGATTATTTACCTTTTCTTTAGTCTTCAATTCAATTATCTTCTTGATTTCAATTTCCTTTGAGTTGGTTTTAAGAGATTTAGTTTGACCACTGTTGGAGACGAAATCGGGAGAAACAGATGgctaaaaatagagtttt
The nucleotide sequence above comes from Papaver somniferum cultivar HN1 chromosome 8, ASM357369v1, whole genome shotgun sequence. Encoded proteins:
- the LOC113302140 gene encoding uncharacterized protein LOC113302140 — protein: MSVERSFEAWEEVQRQGHDLADRLAQGFNGLLTTHINPNSFPWPNPPQKPKLFDIEFTTQSFGKRDFGFGLDNNNGFGIDGVSAIFDAGNRLGQAGVEFGASVNGVNEQFFRRLPVPFRHDESDGGGSLRVDFDTQRRDAVLAGHKEDLKSLAEQFRDYGFSETSEVVSDESAEEDGFGGFNLKSTGYFGKKQGSCNITSTYDSRSNDIENSLVARGDLWRVEASHGGSTSGNENSPLFLVQLGPLLFVRYTTLLLPVHLSKQHLLWYGYNRKNGMHSICPTVWSNHRRWLLMSMICLNPFACSYMDLQFPNGQFTYVAGEGITSSAFVPVFGGLLQAQGHYPGETRVSFSCKNKWGTCITPTVQWPDKSLSLGLVQDLAWQRSGLMVRPTIQVSICPTIGGSNPGLRAELIRTVKEKLSLICGCACTTYPSAFASVAIGRSKWNGNVGKSGIVVRVETPLGNIGRPSFSVQLNSGIEF